One Sodalinema gerasimenkoae IPPAS B-353 DNA segment encodes these proteins:
- the alaS gene encoding alanine--tRNA ligase, giving the protein MSFTPEFLSGRQIREKFLQFFEARQHQRLPSASLVPEDPTVLLTIAGMLPFKPIFLGQRERDYPRATTSQKCIRTNDIENVGRTARHHTFFEMLGNFSFGDYFKPEAIAWGWELMTEVYGLPPERLIVSVFREDDEAFDIWHKNIGIAKHRIQRMGEEDNFWKSGPTGPCGPCSEIYYDFHPELGDDDIDLEDDSRFIELYNLVFMQYNRDSDGSLTPLQNKNIDTGMGLERMAQVLQTVPNNYETDLIFPIIKRAAAIAQLRYDDADAKTQVSLKVIGDHVRAVVHLIADGVRASNIGRGYVLRRLIRRVVRHGRLIGIEGAFITQVAETAIRVSEDAYANLRERQEFINRELSREEAQFLKTLERGEKLLGEILATNPQQISGEDAFTLYDTYGFPLELTQEIAEEQGIGVDIDGFEVEMERQRDRARAAHETIDLTVQGSLDELAENLHPTAFLGYTDNQANVQVTAVLVEGHRVESAEAGETVQVVLDRTPFYAESGGQIGDRGYLSGETLVVRIEDVKKEGDIFIHFGRVERGTLNLGDTVTAQIDRACRRRAQANHSATHLLQAALKQLVDESVSQAGSLVAFDRLRFDFNCPRALTPEDVQHVEDLVNTWIAEAHGAQVAEMPLEDAKRKGAVAMFGEKYADVVRVIDFPGVSMELCGGTHVSNTAEIGAFKIISESGISSGVRRIEAVSGPAVLDYLNSRDGVVKELCDRFKVKPEEVGDRVTSLQEELKAAQKQLAALNAELAVAKSDQLLSEAETVGEFKILVANLGTADSKSLQTAAERLQQKLGDAAVVLGGIPSEGKVSLVAAFSPAVNQKGVQAGKFIGGIAKLCGGGGGGRPNLAQAGGRDASQLPAALEAAKSQLREALG; this is encoded by the coding sequence ATGTCTTTCACCCCTGAGTTCCTAAGTGGTCGCCAAATCCGCGAAAAATTCTTACAATTCTTCGAGGCGCGCCAACACCAACGCCTCCCCAGCGCCTCACTGGTTCCTGAAGACCCCACCGTTCTGCTAACCATCGCCGGGATGCTGCCCTTCAAACCCATCTTCCTGGGCCAGCGGGAACGGGACTACCCTCGCGCCACCACATCCCAGAAATGTATCCGCACCAACGACATCGAAAATGTGGGCCGAACGGCGCGACATCATACCTTCTTTGAGATGTTGGGGAACTTCAGTTTTGGGGATTACTTTAAACCCGAGGCGATCGCCTGGGGATGGGAACTCATGACCGAGGTCTATGGCTTACCCCCAGAACGCCTCATCGTCAGCGTCTTCCGGGAGGATGACGAAGCCTTCGACATTTGGCATAAAAATATCGGTATTGCCAAACATCGCATTCAGCGCATGGGAGAAGAGGACAACTTCTGGAAATCTGGTCCCACCGGCCCCTGTGGTCCTTGTTCGGAGATTTACTATGACTTCCACCCCGAACTGGGCGATGATGACATCGACTTAGAAGACGATAGCCGCTTCATCGAACTGTATAACCTCGTCTTCATGCAGTACAACCGGGACAGTGACGGTAGTCTCACCCCCCTACAAAATAAAAACATTGATACGGGGATGGGACTCGAACGCATGGCCCAAGTCCTGCAAACGGTTCCCAATAACTACGAAACAGACCTTATTTTCCCGATTATCAAACGAGCGGCGGCGATCGCCCAGCTTCGTTATGACGACGCCGATGCGAAAACCCAGGTTTCCCTGAAAGTCATCGGCGACCATGTGCGCGCCGTCGTCCATCTGATTGCCGATGGAGTGCGCGCTTCGAATATCGGCCGGGGCTATGTCTTGCGTCGTCTGATTCGTCGGGTGGTGCGTCATGGCCGTTTGATTGGCATTGAGGGCGCGTTTATTACTCAAGTTGCGGAAACAGCGATTCGGGTTTCGGAAGATGCCTATGCCAATTTGCGGGAACGGCAGGAGTTCATTAACCGTGAATTATCTCGCGAAGAAGCCCAATTCCTGAAAACCTTGGAACGGGGCGAAAAACTCCTCGGGGAGATTCTAGCGACCAACCCGCAACAGATTTCTGGGGAAGATGCGTTTACCCTCTATGACACCTATGGGTTCCCCCTGGAGTTGACCCAAGAAATTGCCGAGGAACAGGGCATTGGGGTTGATATCGATGGCTTCGAGGTGGAGATGGAACGGCAACGCGATCGCGCCCGGGCCGCCCATGAGACCATTGATTTGACAGTTCAGGGCAGTTTAGATGAATTAGCAGAAAATCTCCATCCTACGGCGTTTTTAGGCTATACGGACAATCAAGCCAATGTCCAAGTGACGGCGGTTTTAGTCGAGGGTCATCGAGTCGAGTCAGCGGAGGCTGGGGAAACGGTGCAAGTAGTCCTCGATCGCACTCCCTTCTATGCGGAGTCTGGGGGACAAATTGGTGATCGGGGTTATCTCTCCGGTGAAACCCTCGTGGTTCGCATTGAAGATGTGAAAAAAGAAGGCGATATTTTCATCCACTTCGGACGGGTTGAACGGGGAACCCTTAATCTCGGGGATACGGTAACAGCGCAAATCGACCGGGCCTGTCGTCGTCGTGCCCAAGCCAACCATAGCGCCACCCACCTCCTGCAAGCCGCCCTTAAACAACTGGTGGATGAGTCGGTCTCCCAAGCAGGGTCTCTCGTCGCCTTTGACCGCCTCCGCTTCGATTTCAACTGTCCCCGCGCCCTCACCCCGGAGGATGTGCAGCACGTCGAAGATTTAGTCAATACTTGGATTGCTGAGGCCCACGGGGCGCAAGTGGCGGAAATGCCCTTAGAGGATGCCAAACGTAAGGGGGCCGTGGCCATGTTTGGCGAGAAGTACGCCGATGTAGTGCGGGTGATTGACTTCCCTGGGGTGTCTATGGAACTTTGTGGTGGCACTCATGTGAGTAATACCGCCGAGATTGGCGCCTTTAAGATTATCTCCGAGTCGGGGATTTCCTCTGGGGTGCGGCGTATTGAGGCGGTGTCAGGACCGGCGGTGTTGGATTATCTCAATAGCCGCGATGGGGTTGTCAAGGAGTTGTGCGATCGCTTTAAGGTGAAGCCAGAAGAAGTGGGCGATCGTGTCACCAGTCTGCAAGAGGAACTCAAAGCGGCCCAGAAACAACTGGCCGCCCTCAATGCTGAGTTGGCGGTGGCTAAATCTGACCAACTCCTCTCAGAAGCGGAAACCGTGGGCGAGTTCAAGATTCTCGTGGCCAACCTAGGAACCGCTGACAGCAAGTCCCTACAAACCGCTGCTGAACGTCTACAACAGAAACTCGGTGACGCGGCGGTGGTGTTAGGGGGGATTCCCAGTGAGGGGAAAGTCAGTTTAGTGGCGGCCTTTAGTCCTGCGGTGAATCAGAAGGGGGTGCAAGCGGGCAAATTCATTGGTGGCATTGCCAAACTTTGCGGCGGTGGCGGTGGGGGTCGTCCCAATCTTGCCCAAGCGGGGGGACGGGATGCGAGTCAGTTACCGGCGGCTTTGGAGGCGGCGAAATCCCAGTTAAGGGAGGCGTTGGGTTAG
- the topA gene encoding type I DNA topoisomerase: MSTLVIVESPTKARTIRKYLPNDYQVEASMGHIRDLPQSASEIPAAVKKEKWSQLGVNVEADFAPIYVVPKDKKKVVKTLKDALKNATELVLATDEDREGESISWHLLQVLKPKVPTKRMVFHEITEEAIQSALHNCRELNEQLVHAQETRRILDRLVGYTLSPLLWKKIAPKLSAGRVQSVAVRLIVMRERERRAFRMGSYWDLKAHLSKDNTPFDAKLISLDGTKVATGSDFDENTGQIKAGRNVQLLNESQANALKEQLLGKPWSVSNFEERQNRRKPAPPFTTSTLQQEANRKLRLSARDTMRVAQSLYENGYITYMRTDSVHLSEQAIAAARECVTEMYGPDYLSPKPRQYATKSKGAQEAHEAIRPAGNRFRTPRETGLKDRELALYDLIWKRTVASQMAEARQTSLSVDLSVENALFRANGKRIDFPGFFRAYVEGSDDPDAALENREAILPALAVGDHPDCQDIEAVGHETQPPARFTEASLVKTLESEGIGRPSTYASIIGTIIDRGYAQMQNNALVPSFTAFAVCSLLENYFPDLVDLHFTAKMEATLDRISTGDVEWIPYLREFYSGEKGLDTQVREQEDQIEPTQAKTIVLENLPVNVRIGKFGPYLETEKDGETITASIPQNLTPSDLDPEQVEVLLRQKTEGPEKLGMHPDTGEPIYILIGSYGPYVQLGEVSDENPKPKRASLPKGLTPETITLETAVGLLSLPRLLGVHPETGNKVQAGLGRFGPYIVHKKGGEEGKDDYRSIKASSDDDVLTITLDRALEMLAEPKRGRGRRGSQKKPLRELGDHPTDKDPVNIYDGPYGPYIKYKRKNISIPDGESAEELTLERAVELIAAKSSSRKSSSRKSSTTKRKTTSKKSSTTKSKTASKKSSKSDS, from the coding sequence ATGTCAACCCTGGTCATCGTCGAATCCCCCACCAAAGCGCGCACCATCCGCAAATATCTCCCTAACGACTACCAGGTCGAAGCCTCCATGGGACATATTCGCGATCTGCCTCAGTCTGCCAGCGAAATTCCGGCAGCCGTCAAAAAAGAGAAATGGTCACAACTGGGCGTGAACGTTGAGGCAGACTTCGCACCGATTTACGTCGTCCCCAAAGATAAGAAAAAAGTCGTCAAGACCCTCAAAGACGCGCTCAAGAACGCCACAGAACTGGTTTTGGCCACTGACGAAGACCGCGAAGGGGAGAGTATTAGCTGGCACTTGCTGCAAGTCCTCAAGCCCAAAGTGCCCACCAAGCGCATGGTCTTCCATGAAATCACCGAAGAGGCGATTCAAAGCGCCCTCCATAACTGCCGAGAACTCAACGAGCAGCTCGTCCACGCCCAAGAAACCCGGCGCATTCTCGATCGCCTCGTCGGCTATACCCTCTCCCCCCTCCTCTGGAAGAAAATCGCCCCCAAACTCTCCGCCGGGCGCGTGCAGTCCGTAGCGGTGCGGCTCATTGTCATGCGGGAACGGGAGCGGCGAGCCTTCCGCATGGGGTCTTACTGGGACTTAAAAGCCCATCTCAGCAAAGACAACACCCCCTTCGATGCCAAACTCATCAGCCTCGATGGGACCAAGGTGGCCACCGGGAGCGACTTCGACGAAAACACCGGCCAAATTAAAGCCGGTCGTAACGTGCAGCTGCTGAACGAGTCCCAGGCCAATGCCCTCAAAGAGCAGTTATTGGGTAAACCCTGGAGCGTCAGCAACTTTGAAGAGCGCCAGAACCGCCGCAAACCTGCGCCGCCGTTCACCACCTCAACCCTGCAACAGGAAGCCAACCGTAAACTACGGCTGTCGGCCCGCGACACCATGCGCGTGGCTCAAAGTCTGTATGAAAACGGTTACATTACCTATATGCGGACTGACTCCGTGCATTTATCAGAGCAGGCGATCGCCGCCGCTCGCGAATGCGTTACCGAGATGTACGGCCCAGACTATCTCAGCCCCAAACCCCGGCAATATGCCACCAAAAGCAAAGGGGCCCAGGAAGCACACGAAGCCATCCGCCCGGCCGGAAATCGCTTCCGCACCCCTCGTGAAACGGGACTCAAAGACCGAGAACTGGCTCTCTATGACCTGATCTGGAAACGCACCGTCGCCTCCCAGATGGCCGAGGCCCGGCAAACCTCCCTATCCGTCGATTTAAGCGTGGAGAATGCCCTCTTCCGGGCCAACGGTAAACGGATTGACTTTCCCGGCTTCTTCCGCGCCTATGTCGAAGGCTCAGATGACCCGGATGCGGCCCTGGAGAACCGTGAGGCTATTTTACCGGCCTTGGCCGTGGGCGATCACCCCGACTGCCAAGACATCGAAGCCGTCGGGCACGAAACCCAACCCCCCGCCCGCTTCACCGAAGCCTCCCTCGTCAAAACCCTCGAAAGTGAAGGGATTGGGCGGCCGAGTACCTATGCCAGCATCATCGGCACCATTATCGATCGCGGCTATGCCCAGATGCAGAACAACGCCCTGGTTCCCAGCTTTACCGCCTTTGCTGTCTGTAGCTTGCTGGAAAACTACTTCCCCGACTTAGTGGACTTACATTTCACCGCCAAAATGGAAGCCACCCTCGATCGCATCTCCACCGGGGATGTCGAGTGGATTCCCTATTTACGAGAGTTTTACTCCGGCGAGAAGGGCCTCGACACTCAAGTTCGCGAACAAGAAGACCAAATCGAACCCACCCAAGCCAAAACCATTGTTTTGGAGAATCTACCCGTCAACGTTCGCATTGGTAAATTTGGCCCCTATCTCGAAACCGAAAAGGACGGGGAAACCATCACCGCCTCCATTCCCCAAAATCTCACCCCCTCCGATTTAGATCCCGAACAAGTCGAAGTCTTGTTACGGCAAAAAACCGAGGGACCTGAGAAATTGGGGATGCACCCCGATACCGGAGAACCGATTTACATTCTCATCGGTAGTTATGGCCCCTACGTCCAACTTGGAGAAGTCAGCGACGAGAACCCCAAACCGAAACGGGCCTCCCTCCCCAAAGGTCTAACCCCCGAGACCATCACCCTAGAAACCGCCGTCGGCTTATTGTCTCTCCCCCGGCTCTTGGGAGTCCATCCCGAAACCGGCAACAAAGTCCAAGCGGGTCTCGGTCGTTTTGGTCCCTATATCGTCCATAAGAAGGGTGGGGAAGAGGGCAAAGATGACTATCGCTCCATCAAAGCCTCCTCCGATGATGATGTCTTAACCATTACCCTAGACCGGGCCTTAGAGATGTTAGCCGAACCCAAACGGGGTCGCGGTCGCCGAGGTAGCCAGAAAAAGCCCCTGCGGGAATTAGGAGACCATCCCACCGACAAAGACCCGGTGAACATCTACGATGGTCCCTATGGCCCCTATATCAAGTACAAACGCAAAAACATCTCCATTCCCGATGGAGAATCAGCGGAGGAGTTGACCTTAGAACGGGCGGTGGAGTTAATCGCGGCCAAGTCGTCGTCTCGTAAGTCGTCATCCCGCAAATCTTCGACCACTAAACGCAAAACCACATCCAAAAAATCCTCGACAACGAAGAGTAAAACCGCCTCCAAAAAGAGTTCTAAATCGGACAGCTAA
- a CDS encoding TIGR04376 family protein, which produces MGLFEDLSQFLETRLEEFLDAHPHLELQAIEEQLREQEEDTLRLIASLQAQEKRLEEEILSTAQDIQRWHIRIQKAQAAGREDLVKPAQEREALLLRRGNQLWGQRQGAQERLNQAQTLKENIQARRQEVHAKAAQLRTEQAASSSERVSSWDSPSQTRFRKTAVDPLEQVFSDWETEDELNQLKRKMGQ; this is translated from the coding sequence GTGGGTTTATTTGAAGACCTCAGCCAATTTTTAGAAACGCGTTTAGAGGAATTTTTAGACGCACATCCCCATTTAGAATTGCAGGCCATCGAAGAACAATTACGGGAACAGGAAGAAGACACCCTGCGCCTAATTGCCAGCCTGCAAGCTCAGGAAAAAAGACTCGAAGAAGAGATCCTAAGTACCGCCCAAGATATCCAACGCTGGCACATTCGCATTCAGAAAGCCCAAGCCGCCGGACGCGAGGATTTAGTTAAACCGGCCCAAGAGCGCGAGGCTTTGCTCCTACGTCGCGGGAATCAACTTTGGGGACAACGCCAAGGTGCTCAAGAGCGGCTTAATCAGGCACAAACCCTGAAGGAAAATATCCAAGCGCGTCGCCAAGAAGTTCACGCCAAAGCCGCTCAATTGCGCACCGAACAGGCCGCATCAAGCAGCGAGCGGGTATCTAGTTGGGATAGTCCCAGCCAGACCCGCTTTCGAAAAACCGCTGTCGATCCCCTAGAGCAAGTCTTTAGTGATTGGGAAACCGAAGATGAGTTAAATCAACTCAAACGGAAAATGGGTCAGTAG
- a CDS encoding bifunctional serine/threonine-protein kinase/formylglycine-generating enzyme family protein, giving the protein MLKTLKDEVMTEAQYIPYRDKFLRDFDRETAKIAICRHRHIVQVENHFNHEGLPCMVMEYVQGQDLGDRVLRGGALSEDVALRYIREVGDALRVMHEKGLLHRDIKPQNIMVRLPADEAVLIDFGIAREFIPNLTQTHTIALTPCFAPIEQYDEQEHRGEFTDVYALAATLYYVLTGTLPPIATMRLRRDQLMIPKNWSPELQNAIKQGMAIESEDRPQTVTDWLALLPDTSNRKGGLPSFRFQTVRVNRQGNIIETIPGQAQYYPQDLGQGVQLEMVQLPGGSFLMGIGEAESERLYKKYDRKWFRWESPQHPVQVSPFLMGKTPVTQDQWRVVVTQVGKIVRDLNPDPSGFKGGNRPVEQVSWYDAVEWCARLSQLTGKEYRLPSEAEWEYACRGGTTTPFTFGEALTTDLANYDGNYTVAEEAKGQYREETTPVAKFPPNRFGLYDCHGNVWEWCFDPLHDNYQGSPGDDRVWDENVNDNRYQKPSANLKVLLKESDKRYVLRGGSWYDFPISCRCAFRVQSSRDSFVNYLGFRVCLVGAGLL; this is encoded by the coding sequence GTGCTGAAAACCCTCAAGGATGAGGTAATGACTGAGGCGCAGTATATCCCCTATCGAGATAAGTTTTTGCGGGACTTTGACCGAGAAACCGCCAAAATCGCCATCTGTCGCCATCGCCACATTGTCCAGGTGGAGAATCATTTTAACCATGAGGGGCTGCCCTGTATGGTGATGGAGTATGTTCAGGGGCAGGATTTGGGCGATCGCGTGTTGCGTGGCGGCGCGTTATCCGAGGATGTGGCGTTGCGCTATATCCGAGAAGTGGGGGACGCCTTGAGGGTGATGCACGAGAAGGGATTGCTGCATCGGGATATTAAACCCCAGAACATTATGGTGCGGTTGCCGGCGGATGAAGCAGTGTTGATTGATTTTGGCATTGCGCGGGAGTTTATCCCCAATTTGACCCAAACCCACACTATCGCTCTTACGCCCTGTTTTGCGCCCATTGAGCAGTACGATGAACAGGAACATCGGGGGGAATTTACCGATGTCTATGCGTTAGCGGCGACCCTGTACTATGTGCTAACGGGGACCTTGCCACCGATTGCCACGATGCGGCTGAGGCGCGATCAGCTGATGATTCCTAAGAATTGGTCGCCCGAACTGCAAAACGCGATTAAGCAGGGGATGGCAATTGAGTCAGAAGACCGCCCCCAAACCGTGACGGACTGGTTGGCCTTATTGCCTGATACTTCTAATAGGAAAGGAGGTTTACCGTCCTTTCGTTTCCAGACCGTACGGGTTAACCGTCAGGGAAACATTATTGAAACAATCCCCGGTCAAGCGCAGTACTATCCCCAAGATTTAGGTCAAGGGGTGCAGTTGGAGATGGTGCAACTCCCCGGTGGAAGCTTTTTGATGGGAATCGGAGAGGCGGAAAGTGAGCGGTTGTATAAAAAGTATGATAGGAAATGGTTTAGGTGGGAAAGTCCGCAGCATCCCGTCCAGGTTTCCCCTTTTTTGATGGGTAAAACCCCCGTGACCCAAGACCAATGGCGGGTGGTGGTGACGCAAGTGGGCAAAATTGTCCGGGATCTGAACCCCGACCCATCTGGGTTTAAAGGCGGGAATCGTCCCGTTGAACAGGTCTCTTGGTATGATGCGGTGGAGTGGTGCGCTCGATTGAGCCAGCTGACGGGCAAAGAATATCGCCTTCCCAGCGAGGCAGAATGGGAATATGCCTGTCGTGGCGGGACGACGACCCCCTTTACCTTTGGGGAAGCACTCACCACCGATTTAGCCAATTATGACGGGAACTATACCGTTGCCGAGGAAGCCAAAGGACAATATCGAGAAGAAACTACCCCAGTGGCAAAATTCCCACCCAATCGCTTTGGCTTGTATGATTGTCATGGCAATGTTTGGGAGTGGTGTTTTGACCCCCTCCATGACAATTATCAGGGTTCGCCTGGGGATGATCGAGTCTGGGATGAGAATGTAAATGATAATCGTTATCAAAAACCATCAGCAAATCTTAAGGTTTTATTGAAGGAAAGTGATAAAAGATACGTGCTGCGTGGCGGTTCTTGGTACGACTTCCCGATTAGCTGCCGTTGCGCCTTCCGCGTCCAAAGCTCGCGCGACAGCTTCGTCAACTACCTTGGGTTTCGCGTCTGTCTGGTGGGCGCAGGACTCTTATAG
- a CDS encoding DUF2442 domain-containing protein, which produces MANKTWQQQWSFDFTDEAALEAEMAEAEAREIALVESGPCAEAVQYNPERQLIEIQLKNGAIFAFPPHLAQGLQNASPSELEEVWLGADGLSVHWDSLDADFSIPGLIQGIFGTKAWMAELDRKGGQQSSLAKQQAARANGKKGGRTKKTQPL; this is translated from the coding sequence ATGGCTAATAAAACGTGGCAACAACAGTGGAGTTTTGATTTTACCGATGAGGCGGCTTTAGAGGCAGAAATGGCTGAGGCTGAAGCGAGGGAGATCGCCCTCGTTGAGTCTGGGCCTTGTGCTGAAGCAGTTCAGTATAATCCAGAACGTCAGTTGATTGAAATTCAGCTTAAAAATGGGGCAATCTTTGCCTTTCCTCCCCATTTAGCCCAAGGATTGCAGAATGCTTCTCCTAGTGAGCTTGAGGAGGTTTGGTTAGGGGCTGATGGTTTGAGCGTCCATTGGGATAGTCTGGATGCTGATTTTAGTATTCCGGGGCTGATTCAGGGAATTTTTGGAACCAAGGCTTGGATGGCTGAATTGGATCGCAAGGGAGGGCAACAATCTTCACTGGCGAAGCAACAGGCGGCTCGTGCTAATGGTAAAAAAGGGGGACGGACGAAAAAGACACAACCCCTATAA
- a CDS encoding DUF4160 domain-containing protein, translating to MPKIWTDTQQNFTVYIYFDDHEPAHVHIFRGSKRQREQPNVKIAIGDEFQRPWLITKPAQFSRKEAIAALKLVAEHQEEFLRRWHEIHG from the coding sequence ATGCCCAAAATTTGGACTGATACTCAGCAAAATTTCACTGTTTATATATATTTCGATGATCATGAGCCAGCCCATGTCCATATTTTTAGAGGTAGCAAGCGTCAACGGGAGCAACCCAATGTGAAGATCGCCATTGGTGATGAGTTCCAAAGACCTTGGTTGATTACCAAACCAGCCCAATTTTCTCGTAAAGAGGCGATCGCGGCTCTCAAACTGGTTGCGGAACACCAGGAGGAGTTTTTAAGGAGGTGGCACGAAATCCATGGCTAA
- a CDS encoding protein kinase domain-containing protein produces MLKTLKDEVMTEAQYIPYRDKFLRDFDRETAKIAICRHRHIVQVENHFNHEGLPCLVMEYVQGQDLGDRVLRSGALSEDVALRYIREVGDALRVMHEKGLLHRDIKPQNRSGGRLEGDAREGIAASGY; encoded by the coding sequence GTGCTGAAAACCCTCAAGGATGAGGTGATGACCGAGGCGCAGTATATCCCCTATCGAGATAAGTTTTTGCGGGACTTTGACCGGGAAACCGCCAAAATCGCCATCTGTCGCCATCGCCACATTGTCCAGGTGGAGAACCATTTTAACCATGAGGGGCTGCCCTGTCTGGTGATGGAGTATGTTCAGGGGCAGGATTTGGGCGATCGCGTGTTGCGTAGCGGGGCGTTATCCGAGGATGTGGCGTTGCGCTATATCCGGGAAGTGGGGGACGCCTTGAGGGTGATGCACGAGAAGGGATTGCTGCATCGGGATATTAAACCCCAGAACAGAAGTGGGGGACGCCTTGAGGGTGATGCACGAGAAGGGATTGCTGCATCGGGATATTAA
- a CDS encoding SUMF1/EgtB/PvdO family nonheme iron enzyme, which yields MHEKGLLHRDIKPQNIMVRLPADEAVLIDFGIAREFIPNLTQTHTVAYSPCFAPIEQYDEQEHRGEFTDVYALAATLYYVLTGTLPPIATMRVRRDRLTIPKHWSPELQNAIKQGMAVEPEDRPQTVADWLALLPKVKSNPVQSQLRSSEGASTLEVKSNPVDSQFSPSMSNLQAFNFETVQVNRQGQIIETIPGQARYYLQNLGQGVQLEMVQLPGGTFLMGTEEAEIDRFSIKHDGDLFRWESPQHSLQEPSVQIPPFFMGKTPITQDQWRVVVMQVGKIVRDLNPDPSGFKGGNRPVEQVSWYDAVEWCARLSNLTGKEYRLPSEAEWEYACLSGKNTPFHYGQAITTDLANFDGTKKCGRLPKGIFYGQTQPVVSFKAANSFGLYDMHGNVWEWCSSEGKFSESIQRGRAVLHGGSWESNAYQCRAASRCIRLASGNSNAYGFRVAL from the coding sequence ATGCACGAGAAGGGATTGCTGCATCGGGATATTAAACCCCAGAACATTATGGTGCGGTTGCCGGCCGATGAAGCAGTGTTGATTGATTTTGGCATTGCGCGGGAGTTTATCCCCAATTTGACCCAAACCCACACGGTCGCCTATAGCCCCTGTTTTGCCCCTATTGAGCAGTACGATGAGCAGGAACATCGGGGGGAATTTACCGATGTCTATGCCTTGGCGGCGACCCTGTACTATGTGCTAACGGGGACGTTGCCACCGATTGCCACGATGCGGGTAAGGCGCGATCGCCTGACGATTCCTAAGCATTGGTCGCCAGAACTACAAAACGCGATTAAACAGGGTATGGCGGTGGAACCAGAAGACCGCCCCCAAACCGTGGCGGACTGGTTGGCGCTGTTGCCAAAAGTCAAGAGTAACCCAGTTCAAAGTCAGCTTAGATCGAGTGAGGGTGCTTCGACCTTGGAGGTGAAGAGTAACCCAGTGGATAGTCAGTTTAGCCCCAGTATGAGCAATTTACAAGCTTTTAATTTTGAAACAGTGCAAGTAAACCGTCAGGGGCAAATTATCGAGACAATACCAGGTCAGGCGCGGTACTATCTCCAGAATTTAGGTCAAGGAGTGCAGTTGGAGATGGTGCAGCTCCCCGGTGGAACCTTTTTGATGGGTACAGAGGAGGCGGAAATTGATCGGTTCTCCATAAAGCATGATGGGGATTTGTTTAGGTGGGAAAGTCCACAGCATTCCCTACAAGAGCCTTCTGTACAAATTCCCCCATTTTTTATGGGCAAAACCCCCATAACCCAAGACCAATGGCGCGTTGTAGTAATGCAAGTGGGCAAAATTGTCCGAGATCTGAACCCTGACCCATCTGGTTTCAAAGGTGGGAATCGTCCGGTGGAACAGGTCTCTTGGTATGATGCAGTGGAGTGGTGCGCTCGATTGAGTAATTTGACCGGCAAAGAATATCGCCTCCCCAGTGAGGCAGAATGGGAATATGCCTGCCTGAGCGGTAAGAACACACCTTTTCACTACGGTCAAGCTATTACAACGGATTTAGCAAATTTTGATGGGACTAAAAAATGTGGTCGACTACCCAAAGGAATATTTTATGGACAAACTCAACCTGTAGTCAGTTTTAAAGCTGCTAATAGTTTTGGGTTATATGATATGCACGGTAATGTCTGGGAGTGGTGCAGTTCGGAAGGAAAATTTTCTGAATCCATACAACGAGGTCGAGCCGTTCTCCACGGAGGTTCATGGGAATCTAATGCTTATCAATGTAGGGCTGCCAGTCGCTGTATTCGATTAGCAAGTGGTAATTCTAATGCCTATGGTTTCAGAGTCGCTCTATGA